The following proteins come from a genomic window of Streptomyces sp. Sge12:
- a CDS encoding acyclic terpene utilization AtuA family protein, translating into MLTGGPLDVLTGDYLAELTMLILGRDRLKNPDLGYARTFLRQLEEGLGLAHERGVRIVANAGGLNPAGLADAVRTLAAKTGVPVRVAHVEGDDLTAQVDGALTANAYLGGAGITACLRAGADVVVTGRVTDAALVSGPAAWWFDWAPDDHDRLAGAVAAGHVLECGTQATGGNYSFFARHDVRRPGFPLAEIAEDGSAVITKHPGTGGAVTAGTVTAQLLYETQGVRYFGPDVTTRLDTVGLTDEGADRVRISGVRGEAPPSTLKVGVTRIGGWRNEVVFVLTGLDIEAKANLVRIQLTDLLDGVADATWTLARTDHEDADTQETASALLRLVVRDPSPDRVGRALTSAAIELALGSYPGFHVTAPPGPAQPYGVFTATPIPSPEVPHTAVLPDGTRLPIPPAAPTSPAPQFPAPPAFEARGSGGGAPGGPPAGPTVRAPLGAVAGARSGDKGGDANVGVWAETGPAWDWLHRTLTVDAFRALLPETDGLPVTRHELPNLRALNFTVTGILGDGVASGHRFDPQAKALGEWLRARHLDIPVALLPAPEATP; encoded by the coding sequence ATGCTCACCGGCGGCCCGCTGGACGTGCTGACCGGGGACTACCTCGCCGAGCTGACCATGCTGATCCTGGGCCGCGACCGCCTGAAGAACCCGGACCTCGGCTACGCCAGGACCTTCCTGCGCCAGCTGGAGGAAGGACTCGGGCTCGCCCACGAGCGGGGCGTACGGATCGTCGCGAACGCCGGCGGACTCAACCCGGCCGGACTCGCCGACGCAGTACGGACCCTGGCGGCGAAGACCGGGGTCCCGGTGCGGGTCGCCCACGTCGAGGGCGACGACCTCACCGCACAGGTGGACGGGGCCCTGACGGCCAACGCCTATCTCGGCGGAGCCGGGATCACCGCCTGCCTGCGCGCGGGGGCGGACGTGGTGGTGACCGGCCGGGTCACGGACGCGGCACTGGTCAGCGGCCCGGCCGCCTGGTGGTTCGACTGGGCCCCGGACGACCACGACCGGCTGGCGGGAGCGGTCGCCGCGGGCCACGTACTGGAATGCGGAACCCAGGCCACCGGCGGCAACTACTCCTTCTTCGCCCGCCACGACGTACGCCGCCCCGGCTTCCCGCTCGCGGAGATCGCCGAAGACGGCTCGGCGGTCATCACCAAACACCCGGGCACGGGCGGCGCCGTCACCGCGGGCACCGTCACCGCCCAACTCCTCTACGAGACCCAGGGCGTCCGGTACTTCGGCCCCGACGTGACCACCCGCCTGGACACCGTCGGGCTGACCGACGAGGGCGCCGACCGCGTCCGGATCTCGGGCGTGCGCGGCGAGGCCCCGCCGTCCACCCTCAAGGTGGGCGTCACCCGGATCGGCGGCTGGCGCAACGAGGTCGTCTTCGTCCTGACCGGCCTGGACATCGAGGCGAAGGCCAACCTCGTCCGCATCCAACTCACCGACTTGTTGGACGGGGTGGCCGACGCCACCTGGACCCTGGCCCGCACGGACCACGAGGACGCCGACACGCAGGAGACGGCCTCCGCCCTGCTGCGGCTGGTGGTCCGCGACCCGTCCCCGGACCGGGTGGGCCGCGCCCTGACCTCGGCGGCGATCGAACTCGCCCTCGGCAGCTACCCGGGCTTCCACGTCACCGCCCCGCCCGGCCCGGCGCAGCCCTACGGCGTCTTCACCGCGACCCCGATCCCGTCCCCGGAGGTCCCGCACACGGCGGTCCTCCCGGACGGCACCCGCCTCCCGATCCCACCGGCCGCCCCGACCTCTCCGGCCCCCCAATTCCCGGCCCCGCCGGCATTCGAGGCGCGGGGGTCCGGGGGCGGAGCCCCCGGGGGGCCGCCCGCGGGGCCCACCGTCCGGGCGCCGCTCGGCGCAGTGGCCGGGGCCCGCAGCGGCGACAAGGGCGGGGATGCCAACGTCGGCGTCTGGGCCGAGACCGGCCCCGCCTGGGACTGGCTGCACCGCACCCTCACGGTCGACGCCTTCCGGGCCCTGCTGCCCGAGACCGACGGCCTCCCCGTCACCCGGCACGAACTCCCCAACCTCCGCGCCCTCAACTTCACCGTCACCGGCATCCTCGGCGACGGCGTCGCCTCCGGCCACCGCTTCGACCCCCAGGCCAAGGCCCTCGGCGAATGGCTCCGCGCCCGCCACCTCGACATCCCCGTCGCCCTCCTCCCGGCCCCGGAGGCCACCCCATGA